A DNA window from Actinokineospora baliensis contains the following coding sequences:
- the rplD gene encoding 50S ribosomal protein L4: MTSVDIKAPGGKTDGSVELPAEVFDVQANVPLMHQVVVAQLAAARQGTHSTKTRGEVAGGGKKPYRQKGTGRARQGSTRAPQFVGGGVVHGPQPRDYTQRTPKKMKAAALRGALSDRARAGQVHVVTGLVDGDTPSTKTARLLLESITSAKRVLVVLTRDEDVAWVSVRNLQHVHVIAPDQLNTYDVLVNDDVVFTKAAYDDFLSRPVKVGKARATSAEAAAAEKSEEDK; encoded by the coding sequence ATGACCAGCGTTGACATCAAGGCCCCGGGCGGTAAGACCGACGGCAGCGTCGAGCTGCCCGCCGAGGTCTTCGACGTCCAGGCCAACGTGCCGCTGATGCACCAGGTCGTGGTGGCCCAGCTCGCCGCGGCGCGCCAGGGCACGCACTCCACCAAGACCCGCGGGGAGGTGGCAGGCGGTGGCAAGAAGCCCTACCGCCAGAAGGGCACCGGCCGCGCCCGCCAGGGTTCGACCCGCGCGCCGCAGTTCGTCGGCGGTGGCGTGGTGCACGGCCCCCAGCCGCGCGACTACACCCAGCGCACCCCCAAGAAGATGAAGGCCGCCGCGCTGCGCGGTGCCCTCTCCGACCGGGCGCGCGCGGGCCAGGTGCACGTGGTGACCGGCCTGGTGGACGGGGACACCCCGTCGACCAAGACCGCCCGCCTGCTGCTGGAGTCGATCACCAGCGCCAAGCGCGTGCTGGTCGTGCTGACCCGCGACGAGGACGTCGCCTGGGTGTCGGTGCGCAACCTGCAGCACGTGCACGTGATCGCGCCCGACCAGCTCAACACCTACGACGTGCTGGTCAACGACGACGTCGTGTTCACCAAGGCCGCCTACGACGACTTCCTGTCCCGGCCGGTCAAGGTCGGCAAGGCGCGCGCCACCTCGGCTGAGGCCGCGGCCGCAGAGAAGTCCGAGGAGGACAAGTGA
- the rpsC gene encoding 30S ribosomal protein S3, translated as MGQKINPHGFRLGITTDWRSRWYADKQYAEYVAEDVKIRKLLSKGMERAGISRVEIERTRDRVRVDIHTARPGIVIGRRGAEADRIRGELEKLTKKQVQLNILEVKNPEADAQLVAQVTAEQLSNRVSFRRAMRKAIQSAMRSPQVKGIRVQCGGRLGGAEMSRSEHYREGRVPLHTLRADIDYGFFEARTTFGRIGVKVWIYKGEVVGGRRESDVRSAAPDNRREPRRERPNRARRSGATGTTATSTEAGRAAAEAQTKVDAPAAETASNGEG; from the coding sequence ATGGGGCAGAAGATCAACCCGCACGGCTTCCGACTCGGCATCACCACCGACTGGCGGTCGCGCTGGTACGCCGACAAGCAGTACGCGGAGTACGTCGCCGAGGATGTGAAGATCCGCAAGCTGCTGTCCAAGGGCATGGAGCGCGCGGGCATCTCCCGGGTGGAGATCGAGCGCACCCGTGACCGCGTGCGCGTCGACATCCACACCGCCCGCCCCGGCATCGTCATCGGCCGCCGCGGCGCCGAGGCCGACCGCATCCGCGGCGAGCTGGAGAAGCTCACCAAGAAGCAGGTGCAGCTCAACATCCTCGAGGTCAAGAACCCCGAGGCCGACGCCCAGCTGGTCGCCCAGGTGACCGCCGAGCAGCTGTCCAACCGCGTGTCCTTCCGCCGCGCGATGCGCAAGGCCATCCAGTCGGCCATGCGCTCGCCGCAGGTCAAGGGCATCCGGGTGCAGTGCGGTGGCCGCCTCGGTGGCGCCGAGATGTCGCGCTCGGAGCACTACCGCGAGGGCCGCGTGCCGCTGCACACGCTGCGCGCCGACATCGACTACGGCTTCTTCGAGGCCCGGACGACCTTCGGCCGCATCGGCGTCAAGGTGTGGATCTACAAGGGCGAGGTCGTCGGCGGTCGCCGCGAGTCCGACGTCCGCTCGGCCGCTCCGGACAACCGGCGCGAGCCGCGCCGCGAGCGCCCGAACCGCGCCCGCCGCTCCGGTGCCACCGGCACCACCGCCACCAGCACCGAGGCAGGCCGCGCGGCCGCCGAGGCGCAGACGAAGGTCGACGCCCCCGCGGCGGAGACCGCTTCCAACGGGGAGGGCTAG
- the rpsS gene encoding 30S ribosomal protein S19 translates to MPRSLKKGPFVDDHLLKKVDVLNESGKKTVIKTWSRRSTIIPDMLGHTIAVHDGRKHVPVFVSEAMVGHKLGEFAPTRTFKGHVKDDRKARRR, encoded by the coding sequence ATGCCACGCAGCCTGAAGAAGGGCCCGTTCGTGGATGACCACCTGCTCAAGAAGGTGGACGTCCTCAACGAGTCCGGCAAGAAGACCGTCATCAAGACGTGGTCCCGTCGGTCCACGATCATCCCGGACATGCTGGGTCACACCATCGCGGTGCACGACGGCCGCAAGCACGTCCCGGTGTTCGTCTCCGAGGCCATGGTCGGGCACAAGCTGGGCGAGTTCGCCCCGACCCGCACCTTCAAGGGCCACGTCAAGGACGACCGCAAGGCCCGTCGCCGCTAG
- the rplE gene encoding 50S ribosomal protein L5 has product MTTTEKVIPRLKTRYREEIVTSLKGEFDYANVMQIPGVVKVVVNMGVGDAARDGKLIEGAVRDLATITGQKPEVRKARKSIAQFKLREGMPIGARVTLRGDRMWEFLDRLLTIALPRIRDFRGLSGKQFDGNGNYTFGLNEQSMFHEIDPDSIDRQRGMDITIVTTATNDEEGRALLKHLGFPFKEQ; this is encoded by the coding sequence ATGACTACCACTGAGAAGGTCATCCCGCGGCTCAAGACCCGCTACCGCGAGGAGATCGTCACCTCGCTCAAGGGCGAGTTCGACTACGCCAACGTCATGCAGATCCCGGGCGTGGTGAAGGTCGTCGTCAACATGGGCGTCGGTGACGCCGCCCGCGACGGCAAGCTCATCGAGGGCGCGGTTCGCGACCTGGCCACCATCACCGGCCAGAAGCCCGAGGTCCGCAAGGCCCGCAAGTCCATCGCCCAGTTCAAGCTGCGCGAGGGCATGCCGATCGGTGCGCGCGTCACGCTGCGCGGCGACCGCATGTGGGAGTTCCTCGACCGCCTGCTGACCATCGCGCTGCCCCGTATCCGCGACTTCCGCGGCCTCTCGGGCAAGCAGTTCGACGGCAACGGCAACTACACCTTCGGTCTCAACGAGCAGTCCATGTTCCACGAGATCGACCCCGACTCCATCGACCGGCAGCGCGGCATGGACATCACCATCGTGACCACCGCGACCAACGACGAGGAGGGCCGGGCGCTGCTCAAGCACCTGGGCTTCCCCTTCAAGGAGCAGTGA
- the rpsH gene encoding 30S ribosomal protein S8, with protein sequence MTMTDPIADFLTRLRNANSAYHDAVVLPHSKLKANIAEILKREGYIAGYRDEDGEKGKNLVVELKYGPNRERSIAGLRRVSKPGLRVYAKSTNLPKVLGGLGVAIISTSGGLLTDRQAGKQGVGGEVLAYVW encoded by the coding sequence ATGACGATGACCGACCCGATCGCAGACTTCTTGACGCGTCTGCGCAATGCCAACTCGGCGTACCACGACGCGGTCGTGCTGCCGCACAGCAAGCTCAAGGCGAACATCGCCGAGATCCTCAAGCGCGAGGGCTACATCGCGGGCTACCGCGACGAAGACGGCGAGAAGGGCAAGAACCTCGTCGTCGAGCTGAAGTACGGCCCGAACCGCGAGCGCAGCATCGCCGGTCTGCGACGGGTGTCCAAGCCCGGCCTGCGGGTGTACGCGAAGTCGACCAACCTGCCCAAGGTCCTCGGCGGGCTGGGCGTGGCGATCATCTCCACGTCCGGCGGCCTGCTGACCGACCGCCAGGCGGGCAAGCAGGGCGTGGGCGGCGAAGTCCTCGCGTACGTCTGGTAA
- the rplF gene encoding 50S ribosomal protein L6, with translation MSRIGRLPIPVPAGVDVTIEGQSVSVKGPKGTLSLTVSEPITVERAEDGTLQVTRPNDERQNRALHGLTRSLVNNVVVGVTAGYEKKMEIHGVGYRVVAKGSDLEFALGYSHPVKVAAPEGITFAVESPTKFSVSGIDKQRVGEVAANIRKLRKPDPYKGKGVRYAGEKIRRKVGKTGK, from the coding sequence ATGTCTCGCATCGGAAGGCTTCCGATCCCCGTCCCAGCCGGGGTTGACGTCACCATCGAGGGGCAGAGCGTCAGCGTGAAGGGTCCCAAGGGCACCCTGTCGCTGACCGTGTCCGAGCCGATCACCGTTGAGCGCGCCGAGGACGGCACGCTGCAGGTGACCCGGCCCAACGACGAGCGGCAGAACCGCGCGCTGCACGGCCTGACCCGCTCCCTGGTCAACAACGTCGTCGTCGGCGTGACCGCGGGGTACGAGAAGAAGATGGAGATCCACGGCGTCGGTTACCGCGTCGTGGCGAAGGGCTCGGACCTGGAGTTCGCGCTCGGCTACAGCCACCCGGTGAAGGTCGCCGCCCCCGAGGGCATCACCTTCGCGGTGGAGAGCCCCACCAAGTTCTCCGTCTCCGGCATCGACAAGCAGCGGGTCGGCGAGGTCGCGGCCAACATCCGCAAGCTGCGCAAGCCCGACCCGTACAAGGGCAAGGGCGTGCGGTACGCGGGCGAGAAGATCCGCCGCAAGGTCGGAAAGACGGGTAAGTGA
- the rplB gene encoding 50S ribosomal protein L2: MGIRKYKPTTPGRRGASVSDFAEITRSTPEKSLIRPLHGRGGRNAHGKITTRHKGGGHKRAYRLIDFRRNDKDGVPAKVAHIEYDPNRTARIALLHYADGEKRYIIAPNKLSQGDPIENGPRADIKPGNNLPLRNIPVGTVIHAIELRPGGGAKIARSAGTSVQLVAKDGPYAQLRMPSGEIRNVDVRCRATVGEVGNAEHSNINWGKAGRMRWKGRRPTVRGVAMNPVDHPHGGGEGKTSGGRHPVNPAGKPEGRTRSRKKASDKMIVRRRRTGKKR; the protein is encoded by the coding sequence ATGGGTATCCGCAAGTACAAGCCGACGACCCCGGGTCGTCGCGGCGCCAGTGTCTCGGACTTCGCCGAGATCACGCGGTCGACGCCGGAGAAGTCGCTGATCCGCCCGCTGCACGGGCGGGGCGGTCGCAACGCGCACGGCAAGATCACCACCCGGCACAAGGGTGGCGGTCACAAGCGCGCGTACCGCCTGATCGACTTCCGGCGCAACGACAAGGACGGTGTGCCCGCCAAGGTCGCGCACATCGAGTACGACCCCAACCGCACCGCGCGCATCGCGCTGCTGCACTACGCCGACGGCGAGAAGCGCTACATCATCGCGCCGAACAAGCTGTCGCAGGGCGACCCGATTGAGAACGGCCCCCGCGCCGACATCAAGCCGGGCAACAACCTGCCGCTGCGCAACATCCCGGTCGGCACCGTGATCCACGCGATCGAGCTCCGCCCCGGTGGCGGCGCCAAGATCGCGCGGTCCGCGGGCACGAGCGTGCAGCTGGTCGCCAAGGACGGGCCGTACGCGCAGCTGCGCATGCCCTCCGGCGAGATCCGCAACGTCGACGTGCGCTGCCGCGCCACCGTCGGCGAGGTCGGCAACGCCGAGCACTCCAACATCAACTGGGGCAAGGCGGGCCGCATGCGCTGGAAGGGCCGCCGCCCGACCGTCCGCGGTGTCGCGATGAACCCGGTCGACCACCCGCACGGTGGTGGTGAGGGCAAGACCTCCGGTGGTCGCCACCCGGTGAACCCGGCCGGTAAGCCCGAGGGCCGCACCCGCAGCCGCAAGAAGGCCAGCGACAAGATGATCGTCCGCCGCCGCCGTACCGGCAAGAAGCGCTGA
- the tuf gene encoding elongation factor Tu, producing the protein MAKAKFERTKPHVNIGTIGHIDHGKTTLTAAISKVLHDKYPDLNPFTPFDEIDKAPEEKQRGITISIAHIEYQTEKRHYAHVDCPGHADYVKNMITGAAQMDGAILVVAATDGPMPQTREHVLLARQVGVPYIVVALNKADMVDDEEILELVELEVRELLSAQDFPGDDLPVVRVSALKALEGDAEWGARLIELMDAVDESIPEPERDVVKPFLMPVEDVFTITGRGTVATGRIERGIINVNEEVEIVGIKEKAQKSTVTGVEMFRKLLDQGQAGDNVGLLLRGIKREDIERGQVIVKPGTTTPHTDFEAQVVILSKDEGGRHTPFFNNYRPQFYFRTTDVTGVVTLPEGTEMVMPGDNTGMTVALIQPIAMDEGLRFAIREGGRTVGAGRVVKIIK; encoded by the coding sequence GTGGCGAAGGCCAAGTTCGAGCGGACCAAGCCGCACGTCAACATCGGCACCATTGGTCACATCGACCATGGCAAGACCACGCTGACCGCGGCCATCTCGAAGGTCCTGCACGACAAGTACCCCGACCTGAACCCCTTCACGCCGTTCGACGAGATCGACAAGGCGCCGGAGGAGAAGCAGCGCGGTATCACCATCTCCATCGCGCACATCGAGTACCAGACGGAGAAGCGCCACTACGCGCACGTCGACTGCCCCGGTCACGCGGACTACGTCAAGAACATGATCACCGGTGCGGCGCAGATGGACGGCGCCATCCTGGTGGTCGCCGCGACCGACGGCCCGATGCCGCAGACCCGTGAGCACGTGCTGCTCGCCCGCCAGGTCGGCGTGCCCTACATCGTGGTCGCCCTCAACAAGGCCGACATGGTCGACGACGAGGAGATCCTGGAGCTCGTCGAGCTCGAGGTCCGCGAGCTGCTGTCCGCTCAGGACTTCCCCGGCGACGACCTGCCGGTCGTGCGCGTCTCCGCGCTCAAGGCGCTGGAGGGCGACGCCGAGTGGGGCGCCCGCCTGATCGAGCTCATGGACGCGGTCGACGAGTCGATCCCGGAGCCCGAGCGCGACGTCGTCAAGCCCTTCCTCATGCCCGTTGAGGACGTGTTCACGATCACCGGCCGCGGCACCGTGGCGACCGGCCGCATCGAGCGCGGCATCATCAACGTGAACGAGGAGGTGGAGATCGTCGGCATCAAGGAGAAGGCGCAGAAGAGCACCGTCACCGGTGTCGAGATGTTCCGCAAGCTCCTCGACCAGGGCCAGGCTGGCGACAACGTCGGTCTGCTGCTGCGCGGCATCAAGCGCGAGGACATCGAGCGCGGCCAGGTCATCGTGAAGCCGGGCACCACGACCCCGCACACCGACTTCGAGGCCCAGGTCGTCATCCTGAGCAAGGACGAGGGTGGCCGTCACACCCCGTTCTTCAACAACTACCGCCCGCAGTTCTACTTCCGCACCACCGACGTGACCGGCGTCGTGACCCTCCCCGAGGGCACCGAGATGGTCATGCCCGGCGACAACACCGGCATGACGGTCGCGCTGATCCAGCCGATCGCCATGGACGAGGGTCTGCGGTTCGCGATCCGCGAGGGTGGCCGCACCGTCGGCGCCGGTCGGGTCGTCAAGATTATCAAGTAG
- the rplX gene encoding 50S ribosomal protein L24 yields MKIKKGDTVVVISGKDKGAKGKVIQAYPDTNKVLVEGVNRIKKHTRISQTQRGAQSGGIVTQEAPIHVSNVMLVADGKAVRVGYAFNDDGRKVRVARGKGNGKEI; encoded by the coding sequence ATGAAGATCAAGAAGGGTGACACCGTCGTTGTCATCTCGGGCAAGGACAAGGGTGCGAAGGGCAAGGTCATCCAGGCCTACCCCGACACCAACAAGGTCCTGGTCGAGGGTGTCAACCGGATCAAGAAGCACACCCGGATCTCGCAGACCCAGCGCGGCGCGCAGTCCGGCGGCATCGTGACCCAGGAAGCCCCCATCCACGTCAGCAACGTGATGCTGGTCGCCGACGGCAAGGCCGTCCGGGTCGGCTACGCGTTCAACGACGACGGCCGCAAGGTCCGCGTGGCCCGCGGCAAGGGCAACGGGAAGGAGATCTGA
- the rpmC gene encoding 50S ribosomal protein L29: protein MAAGTTATDLRELTDEELVLRLREAKEELFNLRFQMATGQLDNNRRLRTVRHDIARVYTVMRERELGLSASPDASSSNEGAA, encoded by the coding sequence ATGGCGGCTGGGACCACCGCTACGGACCTGCGCGAGCTGACCGACGAAGAGCTGGTGCTGCGTCTGCGCGAGGCGAAGGAAGAGCTGTTCAACCTCCGGTTCCAGATGGCCACCGGCCAGCTGGACAACAACCGCAGGCTGCGCACCGTCCGGCACGACATCGCCCGGGTCTACACCGTGATGCGCGAGCGCGAGCTCGGCCTCTCCGCGTCCCCGGACGCGTCGTCCAGCAATGAAGGTGCCGCATGA
- the rpsQ gene encoding 30S ribosomal protein S17, translating to MSENEAVVTETEARNTRKVREGLVVSDKMDKTIVVALEDRKKHPRYAKVLRSTTKVKAHDEENTAGVGDRVLLMETRPLSATKRWRLVEILEKAK from the coding sequence ATGAGCGAGAACGAAGCCGTTGTGACCGAGACCGAGGCGCGCAACACCCGCAAGGTCCGGGAGGGCCTCGTGGTGTCGGACAAGATGGACAAGACCATCGTCGTCGCGCTCGAGGACCGCAAGAAGCACCCGCGCTACGCCAAGGTCCTGCGCTCCACCACCAAGGTGAAGGCGCACGACGAGGAGAACACCGCGGGTGTCGGTGACCGGGTCCTGCTGATGGAGACCCGCCCGCTGTCGGCGACCAAGCGCTGGCGGCTGGTGGAGATCCTCGAGAAGGCCAAGTAA
- the rplW gene encoding 50S ribosomal protein L23, with amino-acid sequence MIPDPRDILLAPVISEKSYGLLEENKYTFVVHPDANKTAIKIAVEKVFGVKVVSVNTLNRNGKRKRTRTGYGKRKDTKRAIVTLSAESKPIEIFGGPAA; translated from the coding sequence GTGATCCCCGACCCCCGAGACATCCTTCTCGCGCCGGTGATCTCCGAGAAGTCCTACGGGCTGCTCGAGGAGAACAAGTACACCTTCGTGGTGCACCCCGACGCCAACAAGACCGCCATCAAGATCGCGGTGGAGAAGGTTTTCGGCGTCAAGGTCGTCAGCGTCAACACGTTGAACCGCAACGGCAAGCGCAAGCGGACCCGCACCGGGTACGGCAAGCGCAAGGACACGAAGCGGGCAATCGTGACGCTGTCCGCCGAGAGCAAGCCGATCGAGATCTTCGGCGGCCCGGCCGCGTAA
- the rplN gene encoding 50S ribosomal protein L14 → MIQQESRLRVADNTGAKEILCIRVLGGSGRRYAGIGDIIVATVKDAIPGAGVKKGDVVKAVIVRTVKERRRPDGSYIRFDENAAVLIKNEGEPRGTRIFGPVGRELRDKKFMKIISLAPEVL, encoded by the coding sequence GTGATCCAGCAGGAGTCGCGGCTGCGCGTCGCCGACAACACCGGTGCGAAGGAGATCCTTTGCATCCGTGTTCTCGGTGGCTCCGGCCGCCGCTACGCGGGTATCGGCGACATCATCGTCGCCACCGTCAAGGACGCGATCCCCGGTGCCGGTGTGAAGAAGGGTGACGTCGTCAAGGCGGTCATCGTCCGCACCGTCAAGGAGCGCCGCCGTCCGGACGGTTCGTACATCCGCTTCGACGAGAACGCGGCCGTCCTCATCAAGAACGAGGGCGAGCCCCGAGGCACCCGCATCTTCGGCCCGGTGGGCCGCGAGCTGCGCGACAAGAAGTTCATGAAGATCATCTCGCTGGCGCCGGAGGTGCTCTGA
- the rplV gene encoding 50S ribosomal protein L22 — MNARNEAEAQEFPRAVARARYVRATPMKVRRVVELIRGRSASEALAVLRFAPQAASDPVAKVLASAVANAENNLNLDPDTLWVAVAYVDEGPTLKRFRPRAQGRAYRIRKRTSHITVEVESRPVVAKQAPKRRTSTKGGAR, encoded by the coding sequence ATGAACGCCCGTAACGAAGCCGAGGCGCAGGAGTTTCCGCGCGCCGTGGCTCGGGCTCGCTACGTTCGCGCCACGCCGATGAAGGTGCGCCGCGTCGTCGAGCTCATCAGGGGACGTAGCGCCAGCGAGGCCCTGGCCGTGCTCCGGTTCGCGCCGCAGGCAGCCAGCGACCCGGTGGCCAAGGTGCTCGCGAGCGCCGTCGCCAACGCAGAGAACAACCTCAACCTCGACCCCGACACCCTGTGGGTGGCCGTGGCGTACGTGGACGAGGGCCCGACGCTGAAGCGGTTCCGGCCGCGCGCCCAGGGGCGTGCTTACCGGATCCGCAAGCGCACGAGTCACATCACCGTCGAGGTCGAGTCGCGTCCGGTTGTGGCCAAGCAGGCGCCCAAGCGCCGGACGAGCACGAAGGGCGGTGCCCGCTAA
- the rplR gene encoding 50S ribosomal protein L18, which translates to MSDTTVTKRKPVGKDISTRRRVAKTRRHFRLRKKVAGTVERPRLVVHRSARHITAQIVDDLAGHTLASASSLEADVRAVDGDKKARAAKVGALLADRAKAAGIAKVVFDRGGNKYTGRIASLADSAREAGLEF; encoded by the coding sequence ATGAGCGACACGACTGTCACCAAGCGCAAGCCGGTGGGCAAGGACATCTCCACCCGCCGCCGCGTTGCCAAGACCCGCAGGCACTTCCGGCTCCGCAAGAAGGTCGCGGGCACCGTGGAGCGCCCCCGTCTCGTCGTGCACCGGTCCGCGCGGCACATCACCGCGCAGATCGTCGACGACCTCGCGGGCCACACCCTGGCCAGCGCGTCCAGCCTGGAGGCCGACGTCCGCGCGGTCGACGGCGACAAGAAGGCCCGCGCGGCCAAGGTGGGCGCACTGCTCGCCGACCGCGCCAAGGCCGCTGGCATCGCCAAGGTCGTCTTCGACCGGGGCGGCAACAAGTACACCGGCCGCATCGCCTCGCTGGCCGACTCGGCCCGCGAAGCGGGGCTGGAGTTCTGA
- a CDS encoding type Z 30S ribosomal protein S14: MAKKALVSKAARKPKFAVRAYTRCNRCGRPHSVFRKFGLCRICLRQMAHRGELPGVSKSSW; encoded by the coding sequence ATGGCTAAGAAGGCTCTGGTCTCCAAGGCCGCGCGCAAGCCGAAGTTCGCCGTGCGCGCCTACACCCGGTGCAACCGGTGCGGTCGCCCGCACTCGGTGTTCCGCAAGTTCGGCCTGTGCCGGATCTGCCTGCGGCAGATGGCGCACCGGGGCGAGCTGCCCGGCGTGAGCAAGTCCAGCTGGTAA
- the rplC gene encoding 50S ribosomal protein L3: MSDRQMKGILGTKLGMTQVFDENNRIVPVTVVKAGPNVVTQVRTQETDGYVAVQLAYGAIDPRKVNKPEGGHFTKAGVTPRRVLAELRTTDAASYELGQEITAEVFEAGQVVDATGTSKGKGYAGVMKRHGFKGLGASHGTQRKHRSPGSIGGCATPGRVFKGLRMAGRMGHVRVTTQNLTVHQVDAESGLILLKGAVPGPKGGLVFLKTAAKGGA; encoded by the coding sequence ATGTCTGACAGGCAGATGAAGGGAATCCTGGGCACCAAGCTCGGGATGACCCAGGTCTTCGACGAGAACAACCGGATCGTCCCGGTCACCGTCGTCAAGGCGGGACCCAACGTGGTCACGCAGGTGCGCACCCAGGAGACCGACGGCTACGTCGCGGTCCAGCTCGCGTACGGCGCCATCGACCCGCGCAAGGTGAACAAGCCCGAGGGCGGGCACTTCACCAAGGCCGGTGTCACCCCGCGCCGCGTCCTCGCTGAGCTGCGCACCACCGACGCCGCGTCCTACGAGCTCGGCCAGGAGATCACCGCTGAGGTGTTCGAGGCCGGGCAGGTGGTCGACGCGACCGGTACCAGCAAGGGCAAGGGCTACGCGGGTGTCATGAAGCGCCACGGCTTCAAGGGCCTCGGCGCCTCGCACGGCACCCAGCGCAAGCACCGCTCGCCGGGCTCCATCGGCGGCTGCGCCACCCCCGGCCGGGTCTTCAAGGGCCTGCGCATGGCGGGTCGCATGGGTCACGTCCGCGTGACCACCCAGAACCTCACGGTGCACCAGGTGGACGCCGAGTCCGGCCTGATCCTGCTCAAGGGCGCCGTTCCCGGCCCCAAGGGCGGTCTGGTGTTCCTCAAGACGGCCGCGAAGGGCGGTGCCTGA
- the rpsE gene encoding 30S ribosomal protein S5, whose protein sequence is MPGRTRQFGGGQGGGQGGGQGGNDRGERRDRRDRRDGGGRGGAAAEKTPHLERVVAINRVAKVVKGGRRFSFTALVVVGDGDGMVGVGYGKAKEVPAAIAKGVEEAKKNFFRVPRIGGTIPHPIQGEKAAGVVLLRPASAGTGVIAGGPVRAVLECAGVHDVLSKSLGSDNAINIVHATMAALRGLQRPEEVAARRGLPLEDVAPAGMLRARAAAATAGTGA, encoded by the coding sequence ATGCCGGGACGTACACGGCAGTTCGGCGGTGGCCAGGGTGGCGGCCAGGGCGGCGGTCAGGGCGGTAACGACCGCGGCGAGCGCCGCGACCGTCGCGACCGGCGTGACGGCGGCGGCCGCGGCGGTGCCGCGGCCGAGAAGACCCCGCACCTCGAGCGGGTCGTCGCCATCAACCGCGTCGCCAAGGTTGTGAAGGGCGGTCGTCGCTTCAGCTTCACCGCCCTGGTCGTCGTCGGTGACGGCGACGGCATGGTCGGTGTCGGCTACGGCAAGGCCAAGGAGGTGCCCGCCGCCATCGCGAAGGGTGTGGAGGAGGCGAAGAAGAATTTCTTCCGCGTCCCCCGCATCGGCGGCACCATCCCGCACCCGATCCAGGGTGAGAAGGCCGCTGGCGTGGTGCTGCTGCGCCCGGCCAGCGCCGGTACCGGCGTCATCGCCGGTGGCCCGGTGCGCGCCGTCCTGGAGTGCGCTGGCGTGCACGACGTGCTGTCGAAGTCGCTGGGTAGCGACAACGCCATCAACATCGTCCACGCCACCATGGCCGCCCTGCGCGGCCTGCAGCGCCCGGAGGAGGTCGCGGCCCGCCGCGGCCTGCCGCTGGAGGACGTGGCTCCCGCTGGCATGCTCCGCGCCCGCGCCGCCGCGGCCACCGCCGGGACGGGGGCGTGA
- the rpsJ gene encoding 30S ribosomal protein S10, whose amino-acid sequence MAGQKIRIRLKAYDHEAIDASARKIVETVTRTGARVVGPVPLPTEKNVYCVIRSPHKYKDSREHFEMRTHKRLIDILDPTPKTVDALMRIDLPASVDVNIQ is encoded by the coding sequence ATGGCGGGACAGAAGATCCGCATCCGGCTCAAGGCCTACGACCACGAGGCGATCGACGCGTCCGCGCGCAAGATCGTGGAGACCGTGACGCGCACCGGCGCGCGGGTCGTGGGGCCAGTGCCGCTGCCCACGGAGAAGAACGTCTACTGCGTCATCCGCTCGCCGCACAAGTACAAGGACTCGCGCGAGCACTTCGAGATGCGCACGCACAAGCGTCTCATCGACATCCTCGACCCGACCCCGAAGACGGTCGACGCGCTCATGCGCATCGACCTGCCTGCGAGTGTCGACGTCAACATCCAGTAA
- the rplP gene encoding 50S ribosomal protein L16 has translation MLIPRRVKHRKQHHPKRAGAAKGGTRVTFGEFGIQALEPAYVTNRQIESARIAINRHIRRGGKVWINIFPDRPLTKKPAETRMGSGKGSPEYWVANVKPGRVVFEMSFPNEQVAREALRRAIHKLPMKCRIVTREGGDF, from the coding sequence ATGCTGATCCCCCGCAGGGTCAAGCACCGCAAGCAGCACCACCCCAAGCGGGCCGGTGCTGCCAAGGGCGGCACCAGGGTCACCTTCGGCGAGTTCGGCATCCAGGCGCTCGAGCCCGCGTACGTGACCAACCGGCAGATCGAGTCCGCGCGTATCGCCATCAACCGGCACATCCGCCGCGGTGGCAAGGTGTGGATCAACATCTTCCCCGACCGGCCGCTGACCAAGAAGCCCGCCGAGACCCGCATGGGTTCCGGCAAGGGTTCCCCGGAGTACTGGGTGGCCAACGTCAAGCCGGGTCGCGTCGTCTTCGAGATGAGCTTCCCGAACGAGCAGGTCGCGCGCGAGGCGCTGCGCCGCGCCATCCACAAGCTCCCGATGAAGTGCCGGATCGTCACGCGTGAGGGTGGTGACTTCTGA